The following nucleotide sequence is from uncultured Draconibacterium sp..
GATTAAAAACCGAAGCCTTTTGTATTGTTGTTACAAAATTTTAAAACCAAGTGTTAACAAAAATGATGTTGATTTTCCGTTAACAAAATCCGGATCATCGTAAACTATACCGGAATGCTCCATGCGGGCATCAAGCGTAAAGAACAAAACATCAACCCCCAAACCATATTGTACACCAAATAAATTATCATTGAGAAACTCATCATTCAAATCATTCCAACCTTCCGGGTAATCAGCATCGGTTACAAAACTGAATACCGGACCAGCCATAACTCTGAAATCAATCATGGGAGTTTTTACCAGTTTGTATCCTAAAAGAACCGGCACATCTATGTTTTTATAATCGAAGCCGCCTGATAACCCACTGAATGATAAATCACCACCTTTTTTACTAAAATAAACCTCAGGTTGTACATAAACCCGGTTAAACCCTACCCGACCAAATGCCCCCCAATGCATTTTGGTTATTGCATCCGAACTAAGGTCAGGTTCTCCGTCAAGACTCATGTTTGAGTAATGCACACCAGCTTTCACCCCCAAATCAAAAACAGGTTGGGAAAAACCAACTGATGCGATTAAAACAAAGAGAGAAGCAAAAAGAAATCGTTTCATAACTATTTGTTTTGAATTTTGATTATAACGTAAAATTTCTGTTTCAAGTATACGGAGCTTTTATTAATATCGCCGAATCTTTTCCTTGTAAATTCAGGCATGAAAATTGTTAAATTCATTTTCAAATAAATTAGCCATGAAAAAACACCTGCCATATCTGCTGATTATAAGTATCCTTCTTCTTTTTCAAAGCTGTTCGAGTCCAAAATATATTTACGACAAATCGAGCTACGAGCGACAAAAAGAACTGCGAAGCAGCCGGGGTGGAAATATTTTTGGTGAAGTAATGCTCGGGTTAGGATCTGCTGTTGTTGGTGCAATGTTAGAATGCGAAGTCGACTATGTTCCTTCTGAACAGCAATTTAAAAAGATTAACCTGATCAATCCAACAAACGACACAATTTACGTGAATATGCTTACAGATTTGGTTTGGGATGAAAAAAACTACTGCGATTTTATGGATATTCGAATTCCTCCAAAATTAAATTGCAAAGTAATGGTACCTATGCACGCCGCCTACAATTTATATTTCAGCAATACCCCGCAAAGCGATGATGACGAAGTGATTGAAATTTACACCACCGATGTAAAACGTTTCAGCCTTTACCCCGGAATGACACTGGAAGCCAATACCTCTTCTGAAGAAAAATAAACTTTGCGAAATATTCTTTTGGTCAATTGGTCAGCTTTCGACATATCTCAAACAACTTTTTTTAGCAGTTTTCGCTAATTTTTATCCCCTGCCCCAAATTTTCAGTAAAAAATACTTATTGAAATAACTGATCTGTTAATTCATGTATATAAATCAATAATGCGTGAGCATTAGCCTGCATTTAACGGTTGATTTCCATGCTCCCTGTGTCGTATCTTTATTTACGGAAACCAAAAGTGCAGCCTTATGAACGTGGAAGAAAATATCATTTCACTCATCTCAGAGCAACTGCCTCGCAGCAAAAAACAACTTAACGAACTTTTTGAATCCGATGCTGAGATCCTAAAAAAACGAAATGGTTTTTTGCTTTTTTCGGTCGACGATTTTTCAAAAGAAGATCACTTTTCCACCACCGATCCCTATCAGTTGGGCAAAAACCTGGCGGTAGCAACCTTAAGCGACATTTTCGCTTCGGGAGGCACTCCTCAATATTTTAGTCATTCTATTGCGTTAAATCCAAAAAAATGGGATGATAAGTATCTGATAGAGTTAGCTCGTGGTGTTGCCGAAATTCTCGTGGAAACAGGAGCAGCATTTATCGGTGGTGACCTCGGTACCTCGGAAGAATGGCACTACACTGGAATTGCAATCGGGCATTCCGAAAAACCCTTGATGCGTAAAAAAACGGTACCGGGAGAGCTTATTTACATGACCGGAAATTGCGGAACTGGTAACCTGGAAGCCGCCATACAGCTGTTTAACCTGGATAGTGACGTTACTGCTCAGTTTGAACTTCGGCATAAAGAAGCTCAATTAATACAGGAATTTGCCACAACCTGTATCGACTCCAGCGATGGAATTGGGAATACACTACGCACAATTTCCACCTTGAATAACACCGGTTTTTTGATCGACCGGTTAAATCCCGACCCCATTGCAAACGCTTTCATGGCCAAACTAAAACTACCTGAAGAACTATTGTTCCTGGGCGAATGTGGAGAATATGAACTTGTATTTACCATTAAACCGGAAGATGAACAAAACTTTTTAGCGGAAGCGGAAAGCAGAGAGCTGTATTTCACGAAAATAGGTACAATACAGAACGAAGAGAAAATGCTTGTGTCGGGATCAAAACTTTACGACTTGAGCGATTTTAATATTGGAGGGCGGGATTTTTCCGATTCTCAGGAATACATTTATGCATTAACAAAATACCTAAAAAGTCATGAAAACGAAATCTCATAACGAGGAAGAAAAAAGTGGCAACGGGTACAGTATTGATTTCTCCAGTACCTGGAAAAATGGCCGAAAATTACCGCTGGATGAACGGATTAATTTGTTCCATATTTCCATGCAAAACCAGAACAAAGAGGACAAACATTTATACATGCGGGTAATCGATTCGGCAACCGACCGCACAGTAATAGCCGTTGATGCCGATGGGAACAAGAAGGAAATGTTGATGTTCGGTTCGAATAATTACCTGGGGCTTGCCAACCACCCACACATTAAAGAAGCAGTAAAAAAAGCCATAAAAAATTACGGAGTCGGTATTGCCGGGCCGCCACTTCTTAATGGTTATTCATCGCTGATGAAAGAACTTGAAAACCGGCTCAGCAAATTGAAAGGCACTGATGACACCATGATTTTTACAAGTGGTTACACCGCAAACCTGGGCTTACTATATGGCTTATGTACTCCACACGATCTAATTATTGCCGACGAATACAACCATGCTTCATTTTTCGATGGTGTGAAACTGTTAAGGGGAAAATGCATCACCTTCGGGCACAACAACATCGACCAGTTGAAAAATTTATTACAAACACATAAAACCGATGGAGACCTTTTTGTGGTGGTTGAAGGAGTTTACTCAATGGATGGCGACATCGCTCCGTTGGATAAAATAATTCCACTATCACAACAATATAACGCACACACTATTATTGACGATGCCCATGGCACAGGTGTTTTGGGGTTTAACGGCGAGGGCATTATGGAAGAACTTCGGATAAAATGGACCAACGAAATAATTATGGGAACCTTCAGTAAAGCTTTTGCCTTGAACGGTGGATTTATTTCCGGTTCGAGGGAGGTGATCGAATACCTGCGGTTTATGGCGCGCACTTACATGTTTTCAGCCTCGTTGCCACCGGTAACAATTGCAGCAGTTTTGGCCGGTATCGATGTGATAGAAAATGAGCCCTGGCGAAGGGTACAACTCAAAAAGAATGTATCGTTCTTAACGCGTAAGCTGAAACGTTTTGGAATAACAACACCTCCGCAGGCAGGAATTATTTCGCTAAACGTTCCACAAGACGCCAACATTAGAAAAATGGCAAACGATTTTAATCGCGAAGGGATTTTCTTAAATGCCATTGAGTTTCCGGCTGTACCTGCTGACAAACAACGATTTCGTATTTCAATAAGTGCCAACCACACAAACGATGATCTCAAAAAACTGGTTGACACGGTTGAATTGGTTTGGTATAAACACAGTATATTTTGCAACGATTAAATCATGAAAACAGCGGTATTAATAAATGGTTTTGCCAACAATGGATCGGCAGAGAAAAAATGGGATCACATTGAGGATGACATGAAAAACATTATGCCTGTTGGAACATTGTACATTCATTTCTCGGAAACCGATAATCATATCAGCCTGATGGAAACTTTGGTAAACGAATACCAGGTTAAAAACTTTGTTTCTGCCGGTGGAGATGGCAGTATCAACAATCTCATTAATACCCTCGCTCAGGTTACGAATTATCAATTGGCTCCATTTTGTATTGGTGCCATTGGTTTGGGATCGAGCAACGATTTTCTTAAACCTGTAAAACACAAAATAAGAGGAATTCCAGTGAGAATTGATTTTGAGAATAAAAAGCAGGCTGATTTAGGGATCGTTGAATATATGGAAAATGACACGACCAAAAAACAGCTTTTTATCGTTAATGCCAGCCTTGGTTTTACAGCTAAGGGGAATCAAAATTTTAACGATAACAGCAATAAAATTATTCAATTTCTGAAACCGCTTTCAACCAACCTTTGTATTTTATGGACAATCGCACAAACGCTGCTGAACTACACAAATATTCATTTGGAAATTGCTTATGATGAAAAACAATTTTCAACAAGTGTCACCAATCTTTCTATTGCCAAAAATCCCAATGTTTCAGGTAGTTTCTGCTACGATGTTGATCCGGGCACCGACAGTGGCTGTTTAGGATTTTACCTGGCTGAAAACTTTAAAAGACAACAAATTCCCGGATTGCTTTACGCTTTATACCAAAAACGATTCTCACAAACAAAAAACTGTAAAACAGCGCTTGTTCAGTCGGTAGAAATAAACTCTGCAAAGCCTGTTCTTCTCGAAACCGACGGCGAAATTATTGAAGCCTGTCGATTTCGTTTTTCTGTGTTACCCAGAGCTTTATTTGTTGCTGATTAAAACTGATATCATGAAAAATGAAAATGATTTTGCACCTGTTTTTTCCCTCCGTTTTCTGCGAGCACTTATTATTCACATGCGACCTTACCTGCTGTTTGTTTCCGGTGCAGCCGGGTTGGCCGGGCTGGCATTGGGCTGGCAGGAAAACGGCTCAATTACAAAGCTTGTGATTTTGTTTTTACCTTTCTTTTTAGGCTACGGTTTTGGTCAGGCTTTAACCGATTGTTTTCAAACCGACACCGATGCCATCTCTGCAGCGTACCGGCCTTTGATAAAAAAAGAAGTGTCGCCCAAAGCACTTGGAGTAGTCAGTCTGATTGGACTGATTTTGATTGGGATTCCACTGATTTTATACAATCTCAATAACCTTATATTTTGTTCGCTGGCAATAATAGGACTGTCCACTTACACCTATTTTAAAAAGAATTTCTGGATAGCCGGACCATTCTACAATGGCTGGATAGTAATGATTTTACCGATAGCGGCTTTTCTAGCCATCACAGGGAAAGGTCTTTCATCACTCAATAATAGCACGCTCATTTGGTTGTGCGTAATAACACTTTTTGCGTATGCCAATTTTGTATTGATCGGCTATTTGAAAGATATCACTGCCGATCGGGAAACCGGCTACAATACATTTGCCGTTAAATTTGGCTGGGATCATTCGGTTGTACTTGGCGATATTTTTGTAATTATAGTTGCACTTGCCTCGTTGTTCCTTATCAATCCTGAAAACACAATAGCGCTGGCACTATTTATAATTGCCACTTTGGTCGCTGTTTCCGGACAAATTAAAGCGCATTTTACCTCCATTAAAATTGAAGAGAATGCCACCTACCCCATTGTATCAACGGTTAGGGCTTTTATCCTCTGGCACCTTGCCATAATGGTTACTTTTCAACCCGACTGGTACCTGTTTGCCTTGTGCTACTACTTTGGTTTTGAACTGGTATTGTTGTTCCGCCCGGAAAAAGGACAAATATGACCGATGATGTTTGAACTAAAAAATAAACGAATAATCATTACCGGTGCCTCATCAGGAATCGGGAAACAACTTTGTTTTGAACTGGCAAAATACAATCCCAGGCTGATTCTTATGGCCCGGAATTTTGAAGCTCTAGACCAAGTCAGGGATGAATTGATTTCAGCAAATCCAGGACTCGATGAACCAATTATCATCAGTTGTGATATTTCCAATGAAATGGCTGTTAAAAATGCAATAAAGCAACTATCTTCCGAAAAACAACCCATCGATATTCTAATTAACAATGCAGGAATCGGAATTTACGGTCCTATAAAAAATACCGTTCCGCAAGACTTCAAACAACTTCTGGATATCAATTTTTTGGGAGCCGTTAACCTTACTTACCATACACTTCCCCATTTTCCCGAATACAGTCCGGGAATGATCGTTTTTATATCATCAATAGCCGCACTTTATGGCATGCCCTGTTATGCGGCCTACTCGGCCAGTAAAGCTGCATTAAGATCGTTCAGCCAGACGCTAAGGGCAGAGTTGGTCCATACCAAAATTTCGGTTTTGCATGTGGCGCCCGACTACACCCAAACCCACTTTTTCAGAAATGAGAAGTTTTTGCCCGGAGCACACTTACGACACGATAAAATGGCAACCGCAGAGGATGTTGCCCGCCAAATCATTCAACTAATAAGAAAAAATAAAACTGAAGTTGCACTCTCTCTACGCGGTAAATTGATTGGGAAAGTGGCCGCACTTTCACCGGGATTTGCCAGAGCTTATTTTCGAAGAAGAGCCCGTAAATTATTAATAATCTGAAGTCATGAAAAAGCCAAAACTGCTCATAATCGTATTGTTTCAAAACCTGGGAGATGAAAGAACCTATTATGCAAAATCGCCGGCGCCGCCTGTGTCCGGAGCCTTGCTTGCTGCATTAACTCCGTCAATCGTGGAGATAGAGTTGTTACACGAAATGATTCGCCCGATAAACTACGAAACTGACGCTAACTACATAGCACTTAGTTTTATGGATTTTTGCGCCGCCCATGCTAAAGAAGTTGCCAAAAGATTCAGAGAAAAAGGGAAAAAGGTAATTGCAGGAGGACGTTATGCCTCCACCTTCCCTGAAGAGATTGAAGATTACATGGATGCCACCGTAGTAGGAGAAGCGGAAAAAATTTGGCCATCCGTTGTTCACGACCTGGTAAATAATAGATTGAAAAAAACCTACTATGCTCCGTTTGCACCTCCGCTTGACAACATCCCTCCACCACGCTACGATTTGGTTGAGAAGGATTTTACGGTTCCGGTGGTAACAGAAGCAACCCGCGGGTGTATTTATAAATGCAGCTATTGCCAGTTGAACATTAATCCGGCCCCACACCGTAAACGTCCGATTGCTGATGTGGTGAACGACCTGCGTTCTACCCGGAAACTCCCGCTGCTGAAAAGAAAGATAGCCATGCTGCAAGACAATAATTTGGGTGGCGATTTAACCTATGCGAAAGACCTTTTGCGCGAAATTGCAAAGCTGAAATTATGGTCGTTGGGTGTACAATTTAGTTTTGATTGCCTGCATGATGATGAATTTATCGACCTGCTTGAACAGGCGCATTGTGGGTTAGCATTTATTGGGCTGGAGTCATTAAATGAACCCAGTCTGGCCTTTGTGCATAAAAAGCAAAACAAAACGGCCGAATACAAAGAACTTTTTATGAAATTGAAAAAACGGGGCATTTTAACCTTTACAGGGATGATGATCGCGCTGGATGAGGACACTAAAGAATATTACGACAGACTTCCTGACAAACTTGAA
It contains:
- a CDS encoding porin family protein codes for the protein MKRFLFASLFVLIASVGFSQPVFDLGVKAGVHYSNMSLDGEPDLSSDAITKMHWGAFGRVGFNRVYVQPEVYFSKKGGDLSFSGLSGGFDYKNIDVPVLLGYKLVKTPMIDFRVMAGPVFSFVTDADYPEGWNDLNDEFLNDNLFGVQYGLGVDVLFFTLDARMEHSGIVYDDPDFVNGKSTSFLLTLGFKIL
- a CDS encoding thiamine-phosphate kinase, with amino-acid sequence MNVEENIISLISEQLPRSKKQLNELFESDAEILKKRNGFLLFSVDDFSKEDHFSTTDPYQLGKNLAVATLSDIFASGGTPQYFSHSIALNPKKWDDKYLIELARGVAEILVETGAAFIGGDLGTSEEWHYTGIAIGHSEKPLMRKKTVPGELIYMTGNCGTGNLEAAIQLFNLDSDVTAQFELRHKEAQLIQEFATTCIDSSDGIGNTLRTISTLNNTGFLIDRLNPDPIANAFMAKLKLPEELLFLGECGEYELVFTIKPEDEQNFLAEAESRELYFTKIGTIQNEEKMLVSGSKLYDLSDFNIGGRDFSDSQEYIYALTKYLKSHENEIS
- a CDS encoding pyridoxal phosphate-dependent aminotransferase family protein, which codes for MKTKSHNEEEKSGNGYSIDFSSTWKNGRKLPLDERINLFHISMQNQNKEDKHLYMRVIDSATDRTVIAVDADGNKKEMLMFGSNNYLGLANHPHIKEAVKKAIKNYGVGIAGPPLLNGYSSLMKELENRLSKLKGTDDTMIFTSGYTANLGLLYGLCTPHDLIIADEYNHASFFDGVKLLRGKCITFGHNNIDQLKNLLQTHKTDGDLFVVVEGVYSMDGDIAPLDKIIPLSQQYNAHTIIDDAHGTGVLGFNGEGIMEELRIKWTNEIIMGTFSKAFALNGGFISGSREVIEYLRFMARTYMFSASLPPVTIAAVLAGIDVIENEPWRRVQLKKNVSFLTRKLKRFGITTPPQAGIISLNVPQDANIRKMANDFNREGIFLNAIEFPAVPADKQRFRISISANHTNDDLKKLVDTVELVWYKHSIFCND
- a CDS encoding diacylglycerol kinase family protein encodes the protein MKTAVLINGFANNGSAEKKWDHIEDDMKNIMPVGTLYIHFSETDNHISLMETLVNEYQVKNFVSAGGDGSINNLINTLAQVTNYQLAPFCIGAIGLGSSNDFLKPVKHKIRGIPVRIDFENKKQADLGIVEYMENDTTKKQLFIVNASLGFTAKGNQNFNDNSNKIIQFLKPLSTNLCILWTIAQTLLNYTNIHLEIAYDEKQFSTSVTNLSIAKNPNVSGSFCYDVDPGTDSGCLGFYLAENFKRQQIPGLLYALYQKRFSQTKNCKTALVQSVEINSAKPVLLETDGEIIEACRFRFSVLPRALFVAD
- a CDS encoding UbiA family prenyltransferase; protein product: MKNENDFAPVFSLRFLRALIIHMRPYLLFVSGAAGLAGLALGWQENGSITKLVILFLPFFLGYGFGQALTDCFQTDTDAISAAYRPLIKKEVSPKALGVVSLIGLILIGIPLILYNLNNLIFCSLAIIGLSTYTYFKKNFWIAGPFYNGWIVMILPIAAFLAITGKGLSSLNNSTLIWLCVITLFAYANFVLIGYLKDITADRETGYNTFAVKFGWDHSVVLGDIFVIIVALASLFLINPENTIALALFIIATLVAVSGQIKAHFTSIKIEENATYPIVSTVRAFILWHLAIMVTFQPDWYLFALCYYFGFELVLLFRPEKGQI
- a CDS encoding SDR family NAD(P)-dependent oxidoreductase; its protein translation is MFELKNKRIIITGASSGIGKQLCFELAKYNPRLILMARNFEALDQVRDELISANPGLDEPIIISCDISNEMAVKNAIKQLSSEKQPIDILINNAGIGIYGPIKNTVPQDFKQLLDINFLGAVNLTYHTLPHFPEYSPGMIVFISSIAALYGMPCYAAYSASKAALRSFSQTLRAELVHTKISVLHVAPDYTQTHFFRNEKFLPGAHLRHDKMATAEDVARQIIQLIRKNKTEVALSLRGKLIGKVAALSPGFARAYFRRRARKLLII
- a CDS encoding radical SAM protein, with the protein product MKKPKLLIIVLFQNLGDERTYYAKSPAPPVSGALLAALTPSIVEIELLHEMIRPINYETDANYIALSFMDFCAAHAKEVAKRFREKGKKVIAGGRYASTFPEEIEDYMDATVVGEAEKIWPSVVHDLVNNRLKKTYYAPFAPPLDNIPPPRYDLVEKDFTVPVVTEATRGCIYKCSYCQLNINPAPHRKRPIADVVNDLRSTRKLPLLKRKIAMLQDNNLGGDLTYAKDLLREIAKLKLWSLGVQFSFDCLHDDEFIDLLEQAHCGLAFIGLESLNEPSLAFVHKKQNKTAEYKELFMKLKKRGILTFTGMMIALDEDTKEYYDRLPDKLEEIDPSTILLSISIPIPGTPFHKLVKEEGRIIDENLAHYEGDHLVFEPKNVTKEQVFRAYKNINRKFYSWRNIIRRWWRFISTAHFKGNIFKRLLRGIFLSAMMMKISIFQRHHARMKVYEMQSA